In Argiope bruennichi chromosome 4, qqArgBrue1.1, whole genome shotgun sequence, a single window of DNA contains:
- the LOC129966266 gene encoding protein FAM166B-like, with product MSFEKMSTDKKIKKPFMKFDPVPQPHFIPGYTGFCPDLPRTVGASFGRVTNEILKTQPRMAGRLQPISTEMSHPASVAEKSNRNLESEKSLINSRFPKDGRRILNDYIPVGYGGHVPHNTEPVGVSFTKGCVSSVAQFVRDQAEVRSDDQ from the coding sequence ATGTCTTTCGAAAAAATGTCCACAGACAAAAAGATCAAGAAACCCTTCATGAAATTCGACCCAGTTCCTCAACCACACTTCATTCCTGGATACACTGGGTTCTGCCCGGATCTTCCTCGAACTGTTGGGGCTAGTTTCGGAAGGGTCACTAATGAAATTCTCAAAACGCAGCCTCGAATGGCTGGCCGATTACAACCTATTTCCACAGAGATGTCTCATCCAGCCAGTGTCGCTGAAAAAAGTAACCGGAATCTCGAATCAGAAAAAAGTCTCATCAACAGTCGATTTCCTAAAGACGGTAGAAGAATTCTCAATGATTACATTCCAGTTGGTTACGGTGGACATGTACCTCATAACACAGAACCGGTTGGTGTCAGTTTTACTAAGGGATGTGTGTCTTCTGTAGCACAGTTTGTTCGAGATCAAGCAGAAGTTAGAAGCGACGATCAATAA